Sequence from the Paenibacillus riograndensis SBR5 genome:
CTAATGTACAAAGTGCAATAGATGGAGCTTTTTGACTAATTTATGGGTTATTCTGCTGCAGAGAATGCAATAGAATGTTTTTCTAACATCGGTTGTGAATTTGTTTGTATGCCGGAGAGCCAATATGGACTGTCCAATGAAACGCAGATATGTTTTACTTAAGGATGTGAAGCGGTACAGATAGCGGTTGCGGAAAAATAGAAATAAGCGGGTGATGTAGTGGCGGCAGTTCAGCGGCGTAGTGCTGAAGCACAAACGGTGGGAGCCCAGGGAAGGCAGGGCGGAAGCCGGTTTTTCTTTTTGATAATTGTTTTTATGTTCTGGTTCTCTTCTTATATCTATGTACCGGTGCTCTCGCCTTATGTGGAGCATTTGGGAGCCTCTTATGTAATGGTTGGGGCAGTGCTTGGAGTGTATGGGCTGATGCAGATTCTGTTCCGGCTGCCGATCGGCATTGGTTCGGATGTTCTGAACCGGCGCAGGCCTTTTATCTACCTGGGACTGATCGCCAGCGGCGCAAGCTGTCTGCTGTTCCTGGCGGGAGCGGACCCGGGCTGGGCGCTCGCAGCACGGGCGGTATCCGGAATTGCCGCATCGGCTTGGGTTGTTTATTCAGTGATGTTTGCCGGATATTTTCCGAAAGAGGAAGCTGGAAAGGCGATGGGGCTGCTGCAGTTCACCACGGTGATTGCACAGCTGGCGAGCATGATGATCAGCGGATATATAGCAGAGCACTGGGGCTGGAACGCCCCGTTTGTCATCGGTGGAGTGGTGGCTGCGGCTGCGCTGCTGCTTGCACTACGTTTGCCGGAACAACGGCAGGATAAGCGGGAAAATGCAATTCAGATCAAGGATCTGGCTGAAGTGATCAAGGAGCCGCTGCTGGTCAAAGTGTCGCTTTTATCGGTGCTGGCGCATTGCGTACTGTTTATTACGATGTTCGGGTATACCCCGAATCAGGCGCTTGCAATCGGTGCGGGCAAGGAAAGCCTCGGCTGGCTCACCTTGGCATTCATGCTGCCCCATGCGGCAGCGACATTATATGGTTCCCGCTGGTTCGGAAAGCTGCTTGGCGACCGGGGAACACTGCTGCTTGGGTTTGCCGGAAGCGCACTGTTCACACTGCTGATCCCCTCGATGCCGACTCTTGCAGCCCTGTGCGCGACCCAGGTGGGGAATGGCTTTATGCAGGGGTTGATTTTTCCTTTGCTGCTGGGCAAATCAGTCTCTGGTGTGGCTCCGTTCAAACGGGCAACGGCAATGGGGTTCTACCAGGCGGTGTATGCTATCGGTATGTCGGGCGGCCCTTTTGTGGCGGGATGGATGAGCTCGGCCTATGGATTGAAAGGCGGGTTTT
This genomic interval carries:
- a CDS encoding MFS transporter, with protein sequence MIIVFMFWFSSYIYVPVLSPYVEHLGASYVMVGAVLGVYGLMQILFRLPIGIGSDVLNRRRPFIYLGLIASGASCLLFLAGADPGWALAARAVSGIAASAWVVYSVMFAGYFPKEEAGKAMGLLQFTTVIAQLASMMISGYIAEHWGWNAPFVIGGVVAAAALLLALRLPEQRQDKRENAIQIKDLAEVIKEPLLVKVSLLSVLAHCVLFITMFGYTPNQALAIGAGKESLGWLTLAFMLPHAAATLYGSRWFGKLLGDRGTLLLGFAGSALFTLLIPSMPTLAALCATQVGNGFMQGLIFPLLLGKSVSGVAPFKRATAMGFYQAVYAIGMSGGPFVAGWMSSAYGLKGGFWLGGIAAALAALLSWVWIREAGRTGGRAPKIGAET